TAACCAATATAAACACTTTAGGCCCTTCTTTTCTCCTTCAAAATTGCACGACATCCTTTTCTTCTCTCTTATTTAACATACATATGATGAAACACTCCATTAATTTCAACTCAGGAAAACCGTCGCTTCTGACAATCACTACTGTTCACAACATTCACCACCATATTCAGAAAAATTAAATCCAAAGCCCCAAGAAATCAAACCATATCTAAATCTGAAAAAAAAGGACAAGAAACTTATTGCCTCTAGAACATCAGTTGTGCGATTAGGCTGATGGGTATGGTGTCACACTTGTCATGGTCCACGTAGGCGCCAAATCACACTTACCACATTCTTAGCAAAACTTGCCATTTGGTAGGCACGGGTTGCCacactagggatgaaagtgggtccaaacccagaccggatggacccggacctaGAAAACCCGGAACCGTTTAACGAGATTTTTTAGAACCGGAAAccagaccggtatataggaaccagtTCCGGGTACggtaccgggtaaagtgggtctagaaccgaaaaCCCAGAAATAGTAAAGTGGGTAAGGTGGAACCGGGTAAaatgggtttagaaccggaaaacccggatttttttattttctttattattattattttttgtaattATCTCAATCGCATAATCTTTCAACCgttatataaaaattaataaacaaaaaattacaTTTAGGTTATTGACGacattgatttttttataaaagtaaCGTGATATAACAAAGTTGGTTTAATATTACCGTGAAATATGAGTTTTAGTTATGTGATTGTAATATATATTGTACGATCATAGGGATGAGTTAATTGTAACATGATTAGAGgttctatttaaaaaaaacagtTAGAATAATTAAACAACAAATTGAATATATAACCTTTTGTAAAAGATCCACTGTAAATAGGCTAAAAGTTTATAAAACTTTAACCCATTAAGCCAACAAAACAAGTTgatactaaaaataataaaactttcGATTTCACTCTTTTTGATCAAATACACTATTATATAGTCAAATTCACTTAAATAAAACACCATAAgtcaatttttcaaaatttcttaCAAATGACGAAATCACCCTttttgtttaatatataaaacCAAACTTATAACCATTTATCTAATATTAATATTACATATAAATTATGGTTCTTACAAATAAAGTTCACCATAGAGGGGAATGAGAGATAGGCTAAGATTTTATTAGATGAATGTCATGCTTCATATTTGCGAATTTTCCATTACTTGAATGTTTtctctttttttattattattatgaaagCTCGTATGCAAATTGAGATTATGATAAACAACCATCTGCAATCCTACATCCATTTTCTTTAGATCaaaaatgtataaataatatttcatctttaacggacattattttttatacaaatttctataccaaaaatatatttctagtatattcattttttaaaacttatatagATTATAATAAAATAGTCATCAACTTATAatcttttttacatatttatttatatttcctatataaaaactttataaaacgtACAAAAATCGGTTCCGGTCCATTAAACCCGGTTCCGGGTTTTTTACAtatccggttccaaaaaccggttccggttttttTACTCGGAATACCCGGACCCGTTGGACCCATACCCTAAATACCTGGAAACCAGATAAGACTTCCGATCCGATtctggttccggtccggtttttcgGTTTTATAAGCCACACTtcatatgttattttttttaatatacaaaataaataatttaaacataaaatcttttttaaacttaaaattcattaaacttaaaataaaaatacaacacaccaaaaaaaaacatagaaattcAAATTACAAACttagaaattttaataaaaaaaaacatagaaatgtaaaaaaaaaaaaaaaaaaaaaaaaaaaaaaaaaaaaaaagacaataaaattaaaaaaacccAAACTAGATATTATATTTTTTTGCAAGCTCCTCTTTGGCTTTTAAAGTCTTTTCTCATTCGTGTCCGGATAACTTGGTTGTGGGTCTCACTGAAATGGACATGACACGAGTTTTTTCTTTCTCTTGTGCAAAGTTCAAGTAGTGCTCCAAGAAAGACTTCAAACCGTCCATTTTTGTTGATAGTTTCTCCATGTCGTCGGTAGTAGTTGTCACCGCTTTTCCCTTTCGCTTGGAATTATCTCTTCCCATGGGATGAGTCGCTCTTGGAACCTCAAAAGGCTCATCTTCATTGAGATCAATCCCAATATGCGCATCGGACGATTAACTATGTGTCGTTTCAAACATTTTGGTTCTTTTAGACGAACCACCCGTAAAGGTTTGAGAAGATGCCACATCCAACCATTTTTTTTGACAATTTTACAATCTTCCAAACATGTAAAAATTTAAATGGCGCCCCTTTCTGTTCCTGATACATTTCAAGAGATTTTTGCAAAATGGTTTTGTTGTTTGCACCACTTTGCCATTGTCGTTTCACACTCGAAAACAACCCCTTGAACTCTGTCACGACTTTGTTAACATTTCACCACTTAGAATAAACTTGGTCTTTTTTCCGGTAATCACCAAGATTCATCTCGTTCAGAAACCGACATGTGATTTTTCGGAAGAAAGTTGGACAAGCTTGGTTGTTTCCAACCATAGGATCTTCAGAAACATCCACCCAAGCACGCGTTAACGTCTTCTATTCGGCAGATGTCAATTGCTTTGGAGGTGCCATTccactttttttttttgtggtgGATTCTCTTCCGGCTCGGATTCTTTTCCGGGACGATTTCTAGTTCCACTTCAGTTTGAAATTCGGTTTGATGGTTCATTGAGGACTCGAGAAGATCATCAAATGGATTGAACTCATGCATCATTTGGGATAAGAAGTTCATTTGTGGTTGGTTTTGAAACCGGAGTTGTCTTTGAAATTGTAGTTGGTTTTGGAATTGAGGTTGATTTTGGTATTGAGGTTGATTTTGGGCTTGAAATGGGTAGTAACACCACCAAAATGTAGATTCGGTGGAGAATAAATAGGCCGATCGTGTGTGGTTTTGGATGAATGTTGGTGAAGAAGGTGAGCGTTTGGGTTTTGAGTGTTTCGTTTGGTATTTGTTTGAGCTTTTGAGTTGGATGATGAAaccattttttcaaaaaaaaattgaatggTTTGAGTGATAATTTGAAGGTTGTGAAGTGAGGTAAATATGAGAAAGATTGGTATATATTTAAGGTTaaaaaaaaggattttctatttttttttttttttgaaaaaacggTCACATTTGACCACCTCCAACGTCTATTTCCTTATCTCAATACATTCTCTCTCCTCGGTGAATAGTAGCCGAATTGCCAAGCTGAGGGGTCAACGCGGTGATTGTCGAGCTCACCGAGGCCTTAAGCTACGCCGAGTCCACATCATCCAACCTTAGGCTTACTTTAATCTCTATACTTTATAAAGAAACACTAAGACATTGGAAGAAGGCGATTTGTCGGACACCTAAAGTacatatattacatatatattaaacaaacaacaaaaagTGAGTACATTTGATTAGCACTAAGAAGAAATTAGATTACATCCAGGTAAAGTAGTAAAAGACTAAGATTAAGGGTCCTCATACTCCTCTTTCCACTACACTAATAAGAAGAACCAAAAAGTAAGAAATCAAAAATTAGCACAGGCTGAATGGTCGACATCCTCCTTTTTCTACATCACTAATTAGAACTCAGAAGATAGAATCAAAAAAATAATTGAATTAATTCTTGAACTCCTATATTTGAAATCCATAAATTGGGATAAATAATCAGAAATCCAAATGGAAAATAGGCAAATGGCATCAAAGCAGATAATAAAGAGGAATCAGAAGTAAAGACTTTAATCGATGGGGTGCCTGGAATTCTAGGATTCAATCTTTTCAATTTATACAGAATAAAGAGAAATCAATATCGAAGTACACAACTAAAATAGGAATCATAACCAAATTTGAGATTTTTTACCGTTGCAATAGATTTGGGATATTGGGGCGTCAATCATGATTTACTGATCACGGGAAGATCGTCATTGCCAaccaaaattttttgattttcgaGGCTCTTCGTATTTTAGTTTTTAAGACCGGTCGGAGTGGGCTCCCACTGACGTTTTTagaagaaaaaaagaagaaaaaaggtGTTATAGGATGTTTTGGTGGTAACAGAAAGCAACAGGCATACTAATAACACGAAAAAACAGGGAGGGGCGGTGTTTATAACGTTATAACGTGCAAAAACGCCCCCGTGGGCGTTGCCTACACCTAACAGCCTAAGAATAAGGATATGTTTCTATGATTTAGTAGGTTATGTTATCTTAAAACACTTTCATTATTTTTAACGTTTTGTTTTATTCATCGATGAATAATAGTAATGCCAAATTTGGTAATGTTAACAGATTAATGATATTATCTGGCATTTAAACCTCTTTTATTAGATTAAAACAGTTCGCACTTACAATAGATATACTTTTCCTTTCTTGAACTTATAAAACCATCAATCATTATATACTATAGTCACATACAATCCAAGCAGTATTCATAGTTTATTGTATGATGTTAGTAGTATATCTTAATAACAAATGTTTGTACGATTAACTTTTAAAACACCTATACATCATATATTGATTTACGTTTGCGTTTGGGTAAATTTTAGTCATAAGTTTAACCATGGTCGACTTTAAACCCTTAAGTTTAGTCAATAATGAATAACATCATAAATACATTAATTATTTTCAACATATTGATGATATGAAAATTGTTAAATACTCTTCTGTTTAGATAAAACAATTTGCATTTAAAGTATAATATGTTAGGAATAATTCAAGTAAGTGTTTATGCTATTAATCAATAtttaaataacaacatactttaagATATAAACCCACCAACAATCATTATATAATATAGATATGTTcactttaattattaaaaattctGATTGTATGGTCATAGTAACATAGCATATTAACAAATGTTTGTTAGTAAGAATCATTACTGAATATACACTAACACTATACCATCAATGTTAATCATCATTTTTTAACATAACTTAATTTTTCAAATGTTAATGTTAAATTATAACTACTAAAATATCACTAGTCCATTACTAAAATTAGCAAACCAAAAGTAACTATTGTACGTTCAGCAACCCAAGTTAATATCCTTAGCATACAAAAGCATTGTTTTTAAACTATCCAAAAGAAACCATTGAAGTCATAactaaaataactttttttaacaTAATTAACTTAAATCATCCAATCTCCTGTGAATTTATTCCTTTGCAATGGCCAACAGTTGAGAACGTTGTTTTGAAGGAATCTTGTGGAATTCATCAACCTTTTGCAACACATAATCCTTTTGCACATTATATTCATGAGTGATGATTTTGTATAAATACTTTGTCCTCGGTTTAACAAGTTGATCATCTTGTGCAGAAGACTCGTTCTTGAACCCAGCTTTAAACTCATTCATACTTCCACCCATATATGTTTCCATGTGATGCATCGTAAACACACCACAATCAATGTTGTTGTTTATTGTTCTCCAAGGCATTTCCAGTCTATGTGGCATCACATGCGAAAACATCTTAGCTTTTGGATGATTCTGAGATTTTAAGTAATCAACTATGTACTCTTTCTGAAATTGTAAAAAGACATTGTCAACACATATGAAATTTTATTAACTATGTAAAGTAATTTTTATTAATCACTTACAATGATTTGAGGCAACTGACCATATATCTCACCATCAGGATCATCAACTTTGCTGTTGTCAACGATTACAAACTCTGGCTGTTGTAGATTGatcacaaaaagaaaaatgtggAAGGAACGGATGATTGGTAGGAAAAACTGCAACGTTTATTCATTACAATTGTATTCACTTTATTTAATATTCATATTTGATCAATGATAAATACACACGTAAGTAAACTGTGGAGATATATCTCTTACCAATCCAACAAAACGTAGGCTTGCGTCCATATCTTCAATAGAAAGCACCAAATTCTCAATGAATTTATCTTTACGTTGACTTTCTGTTAAATCACTTTCAAGATACGAATTCTGTGATCGATTTTTAAAAACTCGTTAACTTTTTTATATGttgtatttaaaaaataatataatcaaTATTAAATTATACCGTCACATCTGTCTTGCAATAAACTCTCAGAGGCGATTCAGGTGCACGCTTACTTTCATCAAGATTCAACACTTGACTCCAACAATCAATGACATGGCCAAATAGTTcacatgttggaaaaaaaaacTTTCCATGTGAAACCTCTGAGCAGAAAAACCATCCAAAGTGTGGAAAACTATATCACTACAAAAGACGTGaacaattaataatatttttaataagcAACCAACAAAATTaagtaattttaaaaatattttaaatgcaACTTACTTTGGCTCTCCCTGGAGAGAGAATATCCATTCTGCTACTCGTTTTTCCTGCCGTGGAACTCCTTTGATGATATCAACAGCCCGTATAATGTAAGGAGATTTCAGATATTCGGATTTCATGCGAGGCCTGTACCCTCTTCTACTAACCCAATGTTCATCGTTGTTGAATGGTACTATAGACAAAGGAATTGGCATTTCCATTTTAGATGGTGGTGTATTCTTAAAAGATTTTGTTCCAGATCTATTCGCGAAGTCTGCATATTCCTGTGACATTTGAATACCACATTTTGCTATCGGGGAGTTGTCAAACTGTTTGTTAGTTGTAGCTAGAATCAGCGTACGTTCAATTTCAGCCTCGTTATCATACCACCATTGAGATTGTTCTGGTTCCTCTGATGCGGAAACTTCAGTAAACAAATCATTTACTTTGTTTTTCCATTCTTTGACCAACTGATTATCAGGATATTTCTTGACAGCATCATTTATTTTGTCTTCCAACACTTTCTTTTGTTGCAATATCATGTCGTACATCTCCTTTATTGATGAAATAGTTGTCTAATTAGGTCACCACAATAGAATTACGTtacaaaccaaataaaaacattaatatgtcAGTTAGTATTAATTAATACTTTAGCAACTcattattcaaatgtgaataGGTAGTAAACTACCTCAACACTTTCCCCACTTCCACTAAAAATATCATCTCCTTGATTTCCCTACGAAAAGTAACACAATATTAGTTGTTATACTAATAACTTATTATTTAGTAATGATTATATTATATTACTACCTTACATCTTACACCCCCTGCATCATTTCCCTGTCAATAATGTATGAATGTAATCAATTAACATTATaccaaaataacaaataataaatttCATATGCATTGTTCAATACAATAAAATATTACCTAAACTTTTTCTTGCCTTACATTACCAGTTCCCGATGATTCATTGATGACTTGAAATGGATCTTGCAATTCACCCATACCCAGACCAATTGTCCTACTCTCTACTCTTTCTCGCTCATGTAGTTTATCAACATTCCAACAACATATTGTTAGTCTGCATGGTACAATCTTCACTGAATCGCATCGAACACTTTCTACGTATAGCAACTACAACAAAGACAAATAAAAAATGTATTACTTAAATACACTTTAATGTATCTGCACACATAAGGCTACAAATATTGAATGACAGTTTAATTTAAAACAAATCTTACCAACAGTAATATAATTGGCCCAACATGGAATCcttttttgttgtttggattccatGCACTTTTTGTCTCCTTAAGGCAATCAAAAACATATCCACACCAATCAATGTCACTTAGATCCAGGTCTTTTGTCACTTTTGATAACATCGACAGGTCACATGTTCCCATGCTCATCGACTGACCTAGTGTATTACACAACAGGACAAAGATGTTTACTTTAAACATTAAATCTACACGTGTTGATTGCATAATAACTTGTTGAACTGCCCTTGGTCAAATATTATCTTCATCTTCGAATTGTTTTCTCCAAACAGTTACCGTGTCGTCTGTCTGTCACTTCTCTATAAGGCATGGACTTTATTGTAACATGTCCAAGAGGCAGACCCAACATTTCGTGAATAACTTGCCGATTGATTGGTATCTCTGCATGATGAAGTTTGAGTACCATCCTATCTACATTAAAATTCTTGACAATATAATGCCCCATAATTGATGCACACCCATCCACTTTCATATTCAACAAATGCCCCATACCAATAGAAGAAATATAAGTTTCCTGTTCCTTGCTAAGGTTATGCATACAACTGTACAAAACATTTGGAGATGTTCGTACTTGTATTCGTCTTGCTTCTTCTGCACCACTTGCTACAACTTTAGGCAGTTTTCTTGGCTTCAACACATTTCCTTCTTTAGTCCTTTGTCTTTTAAATTTCTTCACATTTTCTTTGTCATCATCTTTGAATGAAGTATGATGCCTTCTCTTTTTCCTTGTTACCACAAGTTTGTCAACTTCAAAATCAGAGTCTTCATCTTCGTCAAGCTTCTTGACAGTAGCATTATCTTTTCCTGTTAAGACATATTTAACACAATAAATGATTATAAATAAATTACCAAACCAATACtatactaaatttattaaaaaaaacactaCCTGAAAATGAGTTTATAACAACAACTTCATCACCTTTTATTTTACATCTATCAAAATGTCTTTTTGTTCTCAATTCATTTTCCCTATTTAGTCCACTATCTTCTGTCATCTCATAACTTTCAATCAAACCTGCCAATAATTAGACAACATAATCATAACTGAATATACTTTAATATACAAGTTACATTACATGAAATCATCATTCATACCTTTTTCTTCTGTATATTTTTTTTAGCTTTTGAAAACCTTGAATTTCCTCCAtcaaacttcttcacattgactttgGGTTTCATGTTCTTTTCTATTAATAAATACAAAACAACACAAGTTATTAAAACTAACTACAACATCAAACTCTAAATAAATTTATTTCTAAACAAGTACATTACTTGAATCTAAGCTCAAAACTACAACTTTAAGATCCCTTCGCATTGAATGAGTTGGTGTGCGATTAACACGTTCCCCCACACCTGTCCAAAAAATAAGACACATACTCACTATAGATTCCAActgatatttaacattttaaatttcatataatcatcatcaccaccagtTTGTTTTTTAGTTTTCTTCTTAGGTGTTGAACACTTCTTTTGTCTTTCTCTTCTAATTTGAGGTTGTACTAGTTCGTTTCCTTCATTGTCTTCATCTTCAATATCAATAAGCAATGGATTGGATTCTTCATTAGTGAATTTGCTGAATGCCGTCTTTAGTAATATCCTCTCGCTTTTCTTTCTACCTAATAGAAGAATTAAAATACCTTAATCATTTATAACTTAGAATTGAATCATTAACAACTCaaataatcataaattatacctactAAACACaaacacaattaaacacataccTAAAAACAGAGGAATTTTTACAATATTCATCAATAAACAAACAGTATAATTAACTTAATCACATAAAACAGTTGGGACCCCTACAACATTATTCTTTACATACAAAATCATGTACAAGATCAAAACCACATACATACTCAATAAAGTACACATTCACAACTGAATATGACTTTAACAATATACAAAACACACAACCAACAACAAGGATTAATACTAGAAACAGTACTTCTGTCTCTAAAACAATCGGATTTTACAAATAATCATTAGTAATGAATGACATTTATACCCTTCGTTATTATTTTTCTACTAAACACCATTCACAATCGAATACTAACATCAATTACTCCTCTTGTCCCCAAAATCAGAGGAATGTTAACAATAATCATCAATAAACAAACAATGTAATTAACTTACTCACATAAAACAGTTGGAACTCCTACAACATTATTCTTTACATACAAAAGCATGTACAGGATCAAAACCACATACATATTCAATAAAGTACCCATTCACAACTGAATATGAATTTAACAATATACAAAACATACAACCAACAAGTAATCGTTAGTAATGAATGACAGTTATACCCTTCGTTATTATTTCTACTAAAAAACATTCACAATCGAATACTAACATCAATTACTCCTCTTGTCCTACTTATAATGTATTTATTTTGCCATTGATCAACAATAAGACTCttaaaacaaaagtaaaaaaaaaaaaaaaaaaaaaaaaaaagccctaATTTTTGGGTTTACGTAACCTTACTTCAGTTCAAAGTAGTCAACTACGATTACACATGTATATGCATCTTAGAACTTTCAAACACAATCATAATCTATTGATTTTTAAGCACATTCAATATTAGAATACCGTAACTTCGAAACTCATCTATAATTACCATTTTCATTAAAACATTCAAATACACCAACGTGTTACTTTTTAAACACAACATTTAAATCAACAATCATCAAAGATGAAGAATCACTACAGTTCATAGTCGATGATATAAAGATAAAACGAAAAACCCAACTTCTAGGGTTTTAAGAATCGTTAAAATGTACacattaacaaaaaaataaacaCACTAACACACCGGTTTTCCAGTAAATCGACATTCAAAAAAGATTAGAAAGCTTACTTCTTCCACTTCGATTGATCAACGACGACATTCCTCCACCTTCAACGCTTCACGGAGTTCTGAATGCAAAATACCTCTTCACGGATGAACAGTATTAATCAACTTCGGTATA
The genomic region above belongs to Lactuca sativa cultivar Salinas chromosome 4, Lsat_Salinas_v11, whole genome shotgun sequence and contains:
- the LOC111885244 gene encoding uncharacterized protein LOC111885244, yielding MDASLRFVGLFFLPIIRSFHIFLFVINLQQPEFVIVDNSKVDDPDGEIYGQLPQIIKEYIVDYLKSQNHPKAKMFSHVMPHRLEMPWRTINNNIDCGVFTMHHMETYMGGSMNEFKAGFKNESSAQDDQLVKPRTKYLYKIITHEYNVQKDYVLQKVDEFHKIPSKQRSQLLAIAKE